Genomic segment of Limnohabitans sp. INBF002:
TGGCGTCAACCGCCCTGACGTGCTGCAGCGAACCGGCAATTACCCCGTGCCCGCTGGCGCATCGGATGTGCCGGGCCTGGAGGTGGCAGGTGTCATTGAATCGGGTGATGCAGCGGCGATGGCTGCTGCTGGCCTGAGCGTGGGTGACCGTGTGTGTGCCTTGGTGGCCGGTGGTGGCTATGCGCAGTATTGCGTGGCGCCTGTGGCGCAGTGTTTGCCAGTGCCCAAAGGGTTGAGTGATGTTGAAGCGGCTTCGTTGCCTGAGACATTCTTTACCGTTTGGAGCAATGTGTTTGACCGTGCGCATTTGCAATCGGGCGAAACCTTGCTCGTGCAGGGGGGCTCTAGCGGCATTGGTGTGACGGCGATTCAAATGGCCAAGGCCATGGGAGCCACTGTCATCGTCACTGCGGGTAGCGACGACAAGTGTGCTGCGTGCGTGGCGCTGGGTGCTGACCATGCGATCAACTACAAAACCCACGACTTTGCGGCCGAGGCCAAGCGCCTGACCGGTGGCAAAGGCGTGGATGTGGTGCTCGACATGGTGGCTGGCGACTATGTGGCACGTGAAGTGGAATGCTTGGCAGAGGATGGCCGTTTGGTCATCATCGCGTTGCAAGGTGGTACCAAGAGCAGCTTCAACGCAGGTTTGGTGCTGCGCCGTCGTTTGAGCATCACGGGTTCGACCTTGCGTCCACGCTCGGTGGCCTTCAAAGCAGCGATTGCACGCAATTTGCGCGAGCATGTGTGGCCGTTGATCGAAGCCGGGCGCATCAAGTCTGTGATTCACGCCACATTTGAGGCGGCTTCTACCGATGGTGCTGCCAATGCGCACCGTTTGATGGAGTCCAATCAACACATTGGCAAGATTGTTTTGACTTGGAGTAAGTGATGAAACAAAAACTTATTGCGGGTAATTGGAAGATGAATGGCAGCCTGGCTGCCAACGAAGCTTTGGTGCACGGTGTGCAGCAGGGCTTGGCGCAAGCCTTGGGTGGTAAACACGCCCAGGTCGCGGTGTGTGTGCCTGCGGCGTATTTGTCGCAAGTGCAGCAGTTGGTCAAAGGCTCGGGCGTTGACTTGGGTTCACAAGATGTGTCGGCGCACGAGCAGGGCGCTTATACGGGTGAAATTTCGGCTGCGATGCTGAAAGACTTTGCGGTGCGTTACGCCATCGTCGGTCATTCAGAGCGTCGCCAATACCACGGTGAAACCGATGAGCAAGTGGCGCACAAAGCGCAACGCGCGCTGTCGGCGGGCATCACGCCCATCGTGTGTGTGGGCGAGACTTTGGCTGAGCGCGAAGCGGGCAAAACCGAAGAAGTGGTCAAGCGACAATTGGCCGCTGTGATTCATACCAACGGCCATTGCATCAGCGAAATCGTGGTGGCTTACGAGCCCGTTTGGGCCATTGGCACAGGTAAAACGGCCTCGCCAGCGCAAGCGCAAGCGGTACATGCCGTGTTGCGTGCGCAGCTCAAAGCGGCGACCGAGCATTCTGAGCGCGTGCACATTCTGTACGGTGGCAGCATGAACGCGGCCAATGCGACTGAATTGCTGGCGCAACCCGACATTGATGGCGGCCTGATTGGTGGCGCAGCTCTCAAGCCTGCAGATTTCTTAACCATCATCGCTGCTGCGGCACGTTGAAATTAATACATTTTTCGGAGTTTTTATGAGTTTGATTTTGAATATCGTTCAAGTGGTTCAGTTGTTGGCTGCATTGGGCATGATTGGTTTGATCTTGGTTCAGCACGGCAAAGGTGCGGACATGGGCGCTGCTTTCGGCAGTGGCAGCTCTGGCAGCTTGTTTGGTGCCAGCGGTGGTGCTAACTTTATGTCGCGCACGACGGGTGTGTTGGCTGCTGTTTTCTTTGTCTGTACATTGGCTTTGGCTTACTTTGGTAACTTGCGTCCTGTCAGCTCTGGCAGCGTGCTCGAAGGTGCTGTGGTTGCCCCTGCGCCAGTGGCCGAAGTGCCTGCCTCTGGTGCGGC
This window contains:
- a CDS encoding NAD(P)H-quinone oxidoreductase; translation: MHIVEITTPGAPEVLRVAQRPVPLAGEGELLIRVSASGVNRPDVLQRTGNYPVPAGASDVPGLEVAGVIESGDAAAMAAAGLSVGDRVCALVAGGGYAQYCVAPVAQCLPVPKGLSDVEAASLPETFFTVWSNVFDRAHLQSGETLLVQGGSSGIGVTAIQMAKAMGATVIVTAGSDDKCAACVALGADHAINYKTHDFAAEAKRLTGGKGVDVVLDMVAGDYVAREVECLAEDGRLVIIALQGGTKSSFNAGLVLRRRLSITGSTLRPRSVAFKAAIARNLREHVWPLIEAGRIKSVIHATFEAASTDGAANAHRLMESNQHIGKIVLTWSK
- the tpiA gene encoding triose-phosphate isomerase, encoding MKQKLIAGNWKMNGSLAANEALVHGVQQGLAQALGGKHAQVAVCVPAAYLSQVQQLVKGSGVDLGSQDVSAHEQGAYTGEISAAMLKDFAVRYAIVGHSERRQYHGETDEQVAHKAQRALSAGITPIVCVGETLAEREAGKTEEVVKRQLAAVIHTNGHCISEIVVAYEPVWAIGTGKTASPAQAQAVHAVLRAQLKAATEHSERVHILYGGSMNAANATELLAQPDIDGGLIGGAALKPADFLTIIAAAAR
- the secG gene encoding preprotein translocase subunit SecG, yielding MSLILNIVQVVQLLAALGMIGLILVQHGKGADMGAAFGSGSSGSLFGASGGANFMSRTTGVLAAVFFVCTLALAYFGNLRPVSSGSVLEGAVVAPAPVAEVPASGAAQIPTK